actcattaggtgggtcacttTCTTACATTGAATATAGCCAATTGACTGATCTTACTAGCCAAATGTTTCTCTTACACGTGTTCTGTTCTGATTAATGAGTAGGGTAGCTAACACGTATAAAAtagaaatatttattattattattatatttttgcagaaaggtgggagcacaccacctgtaattttattgataCTTAAAAATTATATACATAAGAGAGTAAAATACTGGCCAATCCCCTCCCTAAATTCTAATTACTAAGCTTTCTATTACAACTCTTATAAAaagtactaaaaaaaaaaaaaaaaaccccactgtAAAGCTTTCACATTTAGGTAGCAAACAATTATTCATGACCTACATTTCCAACTAACTTCTTCAATCTAACATCTTGCAAAGCAACAACCATAGAGAAGTCTTTCTTTCATCTCATCAAAGAACCGATAATAGGCAATCCTCCAAGCTTTCTTGAGCACTAAAACGCCACAGAAGGCCCAAAACCGCACAGCAAATCCTGGTCCCAATGCAGAGTAAAACCAAGCCATTTCATGTGCTCCGTCATCTTTTTTTACATCACCACCAATCGGCATTGGACTTTGAGAAGTCTCATCACTATCACACTTATCTGTAAGAGGAAGTCCACATAGATCATTGTTGCTCATATAAATAGAAGGATCTTGAAGTGTCTGGAGCTGATTTCCCGATGGAATTTTTCCTGACAAGttgttatttgacaagttcaagTAACTTAGAAAAGTTAAACTTGACATGCTTGGAGGAATTGTACCtgaaagctgatttttggagaaaTCAAGAGACTCTAGCAATGCCAATTTACCAATCTTGTCTGGGATCTTTCCGGTCAAATGATTTCTAGATAAGTTTAAGACACGCAATCCCAAAAGACTCGAGAGTTCTTCAGGGATTTCTCCAGATAAGTTATTGCTTGAAAGGTCCATGCATGTAACTAGTGAAATTGTTCTAGTGTATTCAAGCATTAGCTCCTTCACTGACACAAGCAATTTTTCATTTTAATAAGATCCTGTTCCATTCAAAAGAAAGTGGTTCATCTTCTGCTCATTCTTCATAGCCGTGAGATCATGAAGACTTTGAGGAATTGAACCAGATAAGCAATTTTGTGCCAAATCAAGAACTTGAAGAGAAGTTATATTTAACAATTGTGGCGGAATGTTGCCAGTAAACATGTTGGATCGTAAATTTAGAATTCTTAAAGCCAGAAAGCTTTTGCCAATCCAAGTGGGAATATGACCTGAGAAATTGTTTTGTCCAAGGTCGAGAGTCACCAAATGAGTACATTTCTTCAAAGATGAAAGGACTTTTCCTGATAGGCTATTGTTGCTCAAGTGCATTGTTTGAAGTTGATGTAGCAGACCCAAAGATGTGGGAATTCTTCCTGATAAATGGTTCTTGCTCAAATCAAGTGCTATGAGGTCTACACAATCACCCAATCTTAATGGGATGGTGCCACTTATATTGTTTTGGGAAAGATCAAGGACAACAAGAAACTTCATTTTGCCTATGGATGAGGGAATTATGCCACCGATTTGATTACCTCTGGCAGAAAAGACTTCTAAAACATTCATTGTGGATGTAAAATTGGGTGGGATTGGCCCAGAAAATTGATTGTTGGAGAGATCAAGTACTCGAACTGATCCATTCAATGAGCAAGGTATGGGACCACTGAAATTATTTGAACTCAAATCAATATCCACGAACAACAGAGAATCCATTTTTAAAGAGTTGGGCAATTGGCCAGAAATCTGGTTATTTGAGAGGTTCAGTAAATAAAGTTGGggtcttaaatcccaaaaccaggTGGGGATGATGTCAGAGATGGCTGTGTTAGAGAGATCCAAGTACTCTATGTGTTTTTGCGTTTGTAGCCAGGGAGGAAACCGAGGACCTAAATGACATGATCCTAGACCAATGTAAGAAAGCTGAAATGGAGGGACCCAATGAGGGTGTAGATTGAAAGCCAAAGAATTAAAAGACAAATCTAAGTAAAACAAATTTTTGAGGTTTTGAAAATGAGTTTCAGACACGTTTTCTGTCAAAGAGTTGTTAGAGAGGTCAAGCCAAGACAAGTTAGAAAGTTGTCCTAAATTTGTTGGAATTGTCCCATTCAACTGATTCTCACGGAGAAACAATAGTTCtaaggaagacaatcctccaagagctGCAGGGATTGGGCCTGTCAACATGCAATTGACAAGAATAAGCATTTTAAGATTTTTGAGCTCATCTAACCAATCAGGAATGGTTGCATGCATATGATATCCACGTAAGAACAAGATCTCTAAATTAACAAGCTTAGCTATTGCTCTTGGAATGCTACCTCTTGTGTTCTCATTGAATGCCAATTCAAGATCCACAAGTGAGGTAATATTTCCAATAGAATTGGGGATTCCTCCAAACATATTACTCAAAGACAGATCAAGTAGCTTGATCCTACTCCACCTGCCTTCAAGGAGTTGTGAAATGTTAGTACTGAGTTTAGCACTTAGAGAATAGTCTCCCAGACGCAACTCTTCCAAGTTGGCAAGTTGTGAAAATAGGTAAGGAACTGGACCATCAAAATTATTATATGAGAGATTTAAAGACACAAGGCTGCTAATGTTACCTATCCACTTTGGAATTCTAGAGTTGAATTCGTTCCCATCAAGATCAAGGACACGAAGAGATGTGAAATTAACAGAAGCAAGAGTTGGAGATATAAATGAAAGACAACAATATGGTAGGCGTAGCTCAACGAGGGAAGGACACTTGTTCATTACGTGGACCCAATCATGGCTTGCCATGGAAAGGTTCACATAAGACATGTCGAGGTACTTTAGAGAAGGTAGGCTTGTCAACCACCACAGGTTTTTGGCActcaaagaaaatgaagaaagctTCAAGGAAATGAGGTGAGAGAGGTTTCCAAGCTGATGAGGGATTCTCCCACTGAACCCTGCATCTGACAAGTTCAAATGCCTCAACTCCTTCATGGAACCCAAAAACTCTGGAATTGGGATACCATAAAAAGCATTGTAGCTCAAGTCCAACAACTGAAGATGCTTCAGTTCAACCACAGCTGGATCAATTCTGCCACTTAGACCGGAATCGTAATCataattgttgaggtcgagtttAAGAACATACCCAGTTATGTTGTGGCAGGTAATTCCTCTCCATTTGCAGCAGTCTGAGGCTTCATCATCCCATGAAGGGAGAATATTGTAGCGGTCGTCGAGAGCCTTCCGAAAAGTGGTGAGAGCTTTTCTCTCGGAATCCAAGCAACTCCCACTCACCTTCCAATATCCTCCACAGTATATCAGCATAtttaaaagaaagaggaaaataagaaagccacttc
This DNA window, taken from Magnolia sinica isolate HGM2019 chromosome 14, MsV1, whole genome shotgun sequence, encodes the following:
- the LOC131224769 gene encoding receptor-like protein EIX2; the protein is MLEYTRTISLVTCMDLSSNNLSGEIPEELSSLLGLRVLNLSRNHLTGKIPDKIGKLALLESLDFSKNQLSGTIPPSMSSLTFLSYLNLSNNNLSGKIPSGNQLQTLQDPSIYMSNNDLCGLPLTDKCDSDETSQSPMPIGGDVKKDDGAHEMAWFYSALGPGFAVRFWAFCGVLVLKKAWRIAYYRFFDEMKERLLYGCCFARC
- the LOC131225096 gene encoding receptor-like protein EIX2, whose product is MLIYCGGYWKVSGSCLDSERKALTTFRKALDDRYNILPSWDDEASDCCKWRGITCHNITGYVLKLDLNNYDYDSGLSGRIDPAVVELKHLQLLDLSYNAFYGIPIPEFLGSMKELRHLNLSDAGFSGRIPHQLGNLSHLISLKLSSFSLSAKNLWWLTSLPSLKYLDMSYVNLSMASHDWVHVMNKCPSLVELRLPYCCLSFISPTLASVNFTSLRVLDLDGNEFNSRIPKWIGNISSLVSLNLSYNNFDGPVPYLFSQLANLEELRLGDYSLSAKLSTNISQLLEGRWSRIKLLDLSLSNMFGGIPNSIGNITSLVDLELAFNENTRGSIPRAIAKLVNLEILFLRGYHMHATIPDWLDELKNLKMLILVNCMLTGPIPAALGGLSSLELLFLRENQLNGTIPTNLGQLSNLSWLDLSNNSLTENVSETHFQNLKNLFYLDLSFNSLAFNLHPHWVPPFQLSYIGLGSCHLGPRFPPWLQTQKHIEYLDLSNTAISDIIPTWFWDLRPQLYLLNLSNNQISGQLPNSLKMDSLLFVDIDLSSNNFSGPIPCSLNGSVRVLDLSNNQFSGPIPPNFTSTMNVLEVFSARGNQIGGIIPSSIGKMKFLVVLDLSQNNISGTIPLRLGDCVDLIALDLSKNHLSGRIPTSLGLLHQLQTMHLSNNSLSGKVLSSLKKCTHLVTLDLGQNNFSGHIPTWIGKSFLALRILNLRSNMFTGNIPPQLLNITSLQVLDLAQNCLSGSIPQSLHDLTAMKNEQKMNHFLLNGTGSY